The region AGCAGCTAAAATCTATTACAACAAAAGCCTGGAAGAACTTTCTCTTGCCCAGATGGCAATGATCGCCGGTTTGCCGAAAGCTCCTTCCAAATACAATCCGGTTGCCAATCCTAAACGTGCTCTTGAACGTCGCAACTGGATTCTGGGACGCATGCTACAGCTTGGTTATCTGAATCAGACTCAGTATCAGCAAGCCATTGCTGAACCAATCAATCTGGATATGCCGGATCGTAGTACCCGAAATAAGTTTCCCTATGTCGGAGAGATGGTTCGTTCTGAACTAATCCAGAATTTTGGTGCACAGGCCATCGATTCTGGCTATAAGGTCTATACCACGATTAATAGCCAACGTCAGGCTTATGCTGAGCGATCTGTACAACAGGGCCTTGAAGCCTATGACCGACGTCATGGCTGGCGCGGTGCTGAAGCAAATGATCAACCCTTAAAAAATTTCCAGCCTTTTGCCAATACCTACCCTGCTCAGGTCACTAAAATTAACCAAAATAGTTTTGAAGTCTTAATGCAGGATGGAACAACAGTCACCGTTCCCTGGTCAGGAATGTCGTGGGCACGACGCTACCGAAACGCCAATAGTGTGGGTGCTGCACCCAACCGTGCGGCTGATATTGTTAAGCTGAAAGATATTGTCCGTTTACGTCCTAATGAACAAAAAACGTCGTGGGCACTGGTACAGATTCCTAAAGTTCAAGGTCAACTGATTGCACTAAATCCCAATAATGGTGCCATTGAAGCAGTGGTTGGTGGTTATAATTTTTATCAATCAACTTTTAACCGTGCCATTCAAGGCTGGCGTCAACCAGGTTCGACCATTAAGCCTTTTGTTTATGCACTGGCCTTAGAGCGCGGCATGAGTCCGCATACCATGGTCAATGATGCGCCGATTACGATTGGCAAATGGACCCCCAGAAACTCAGATGGTCGTTATCTTGGCATGATTCCTTTACGTCGTGCTTTATACCTTTCACGTAATACCGTTTCTGTGCGCTTGCTACAAACGGTTGGGATAGAGCGTACCCGACAATTATTGATGGATTTTGGTCTGGAAGATAAACAGATTCCGCGCAACTACACCATTGCTCTTGGTACGCCGCAAGTACTGCCTATTCAGATGGCCACCGGTTATGCCACGTTCGCGAATGGTGGTTATCGGATTCAGCCGCATTTCATCAGTCGGATTGAAGATGCTTATGGTAATACGATCTTTGAAGCAAAACCTGAATATGCCTGTATTTCCTGTATCAGTCAGGAAGAACAAACGATCGCTTCTGCTGACGTGGTGACGCCCGATGATGAAGTAATCGAAATGAATAACCTCTCACTGGAAAATAAAGCAGTAGCACCAAAGGTTTCGGCTGAACATAGCAATTACCGTCAAGCACAACGTATTCTCAAATCAAGCTCTGCCTATGAAATGGCTAATATTTTAAGTGATGTCATTCAGCATGGTACTGGCCGTGCAGCCTTACGCATTGGGCGTAGTGACCTGGGTGGTAAAACAGGTACCACTAACGATGCCAAGGATGCCTGGTTTGCCGGCTTTAATGGCAAGCTGGTAACGGTAACTTGGGTCGGCTTTGACCAGCCAACGACTTTGGGACGCCGTGAATATGGCGGTGTAGCCGCCTTGCCAATCTGGACCGACTTTATGGCTAATGCACTAAAAGGTACACCAGAATCCTGGGTACGTCTGGATCGTAAAGCTAGAGCGCCAGTAAATCGCACTAAAGTCATCAGTCAGGATGTAGAAGTACAGGAAGACCTCTCTTCTCCGCCAATGGCTACCCCACTCTATCGTCCAGCACCCGTTGTTACACCTAGACGTGAGCAAAATGATTTTGAAGATCTACCGGGTGAAGAATTAACTGTACCTAATGAAACTCCAACTACACAGGAACAACCGCTGCAGCCAAAGAAAACTGATTCTCTTGATAATCTGATTGAGCAGGTCCGGTAATTTCTCTGATAAAGCAGTCAAATAAAAAGCCCTCAATTGAGGGCTTTTTATTATTTAGATAATGATCGGCATTATTTCTTTTGAAAAATATAAATCTGGTATTGTGCCATCAATTCAAATTGTTCCTGCTGCTCAAGTGCCAGACGGCGCTCCGACTTAGCCTTATAAGCGTACGGCGTCATAGCAATCAGATTTTTCAGGTCTGCTTGTGGCAAGTTCATAGACGCTTCAACAATCTGTTCACTCACCAAATCAAATTCATCTTGCAACTGCTCGACGAATTTCTGTGGTTCATGCGGTTTAACTTCCTCAAATAAGGCTTCACGCATGGCATACAAATGCTGTGGTGCAGGCGTCACAACCATCAAATAAGATTTCGGCTTGAGTACACGCAGAATTTCCTGTTTCGGAATCGGGCTAAACAGGCTGGTACATAGATCTATTGACTCATCTAACACAGGCAAAGTTGCGCCTGTACCCACCACCCAAGTAATCTCTTTATTCAGCTTCGCTGCTACCTGGATGGCATTTTTGGCAATATCCACACCTACACACTGCAGTACTTCCTGCTGCATGGCATCAGTGTAATAGCCTTCCCCGCAGCCGATATCGAGCAAGTTTTCAATACGTAGATCACGAATTTTTTTAACGACAGCCTGCTGTAATGGCGCATAGTGACCTGCACTTAAAAATGCTCGACGCGCTTGCACAGACTCAGGGGTATCGCCTGGATTTTTACTGTGTTTATGCTGAACCACATGTAAGTTTACGTAGCCTTGTTTTGCAACGTCATAGCTATGCTGATTGTCACAGCGCCACGTGCGATCGTTCAATTTGAGCTGCTCACGACAAACAGGACACATCAGTAGGTTCATTGATTTATTCTCCAAAACAAAAAAGCCGGCATGCGCCGACTTTTTCAAATGCATTTCTTAGCGTAATTTTAAAGTCATTAGACCCAAAACTACCAGCATAATTGTAATAATCCAGAAACGAATCACGACTTGAGTTTCACGCCAACCTTTCTTCTCGTAGTGATGATGCAGCGGTGCCATCAAGAACACACGTTTATTGCGCATACGTAATGAACCGATCTGCAGGAACACCGAAATTGCTTCAACCAAGAATACGCCTGCCATAATCGCAAATACGATTTCTTGACGAACCATCACCGCAATAGTGCCGAGCATCGCGCCAAGTGATAACGCACCAACATCACCCATAAACACTTGCGCAGGATGAGCATTAAACCAAAGGAATGCCAAGCCCGCACCGATCATCGCAGCACAAATCACTACAAGCTCAGATGAATATTTCACATATGGAATATGAAGATAATTGGCAAAGCGCACATCACCCGCAAGATAAGCAAATACACCTAAACCTGTTGCAACCAAAACGATGGGCATAATGGCTAAACCATCAAGACCATCCGTTAAGTTCACTGCATTCGATGCACCGTTAATAACGAAGTAAGTAAAGATAATAAAACCTATACCCAGCGGTACAACTGATAGTGGAATACTATGATCTTTAAAGAACGGAATCAGTACATCCAGCATATTCGCTGTAACAACAGGATTAGTTTGCTGTTGTGCAATCATATACAGTGCAATACCTGCACCCAATGAACCCACAGAGGTCCAGAAGAATTTTTTACGCGCAGGTAAACCGGCATTGTCTTTATAACGGATTTTGATCCAGTCATCTGCCCAACCGACCGCACCAAAGATCACCATCACCGCAAGCACAATCCACACATATGGATTGGATAAATCTGCCCAAAGTAAGGTTGAAATACCAATCGAAAGTAAAATTAATACACCACCCATAGTTGGTGTACCCATTTTTTTCGCATGGTTTTCAGGTGCAAATGAACTTACTGCTTGACCATATTTCAAGGCTTGTAGCTTGCGAATCATAATCGGACCAAGTACAAGACCAATGGTCAATGCCGTCAAGACACTGAGCAATGAACGTAATGTTAAATAACGAACCACCTGAAACGTGCTGTCATAGCCCGCCAAATGTTCAAATAGCCATAACAGCATTTAAAGTTTCTCCATCAATGCAGCCATCAATGTTTCCATATGGGTATAACGTGACCCTTTAAACAGGAATGACATCGGCTGAGGTTGATGTGTTTCAATCAAATTAATTAAAAATGGCAATGCCTGCTCTTGGTTTAAGAAGGCCTGCATTTTCTTACCATATTGGGTACTACGAGCACCTTCTTGTGCTGCTGGAGCAAATTCACCGACAGCAACCACAAAGTTAAGCCCTTTCACCGAAACCAAATCGCGACCGAGCTTATAATGCTCAATCGCTGCAGATGAACCTAATTCGCCAATATCCCCAGTCACCATGACACGGATGCCCTCTTGCTGTGCAAGCACATCAGCAGCAGCACGCATAGATGTTGGGTTGGCATTGTAGGTATCATCAATAAATAAATATTCTTTGTGCTCGATGAAATTCAAACGACCTTTGGCACCAACAGCATGCTCAAGACCAATGACAATATCATCAAGACCCACACCAATTGCCAAGGCAAATGCTGCAGCAGCCGTTGCATTTTGAACATTGTGCTCACCTGCAAACGGAAGTTGTACAGTTTTTATACCTTGTGGTGTATTTAATGTAAATGTTGCAGATTGTGATTGCAGTTCGATATTTGTAGCGAAAACTTCCCCACCCTCACCAAAACTCATTACTTGTTCAGTTTGAACTGCATTACGAATCTCTTGAGTAAAATCATCATGCGCTGGCACAATCGAGATGTCTGAAATATGAGAATAAATTTCAGACTTGGCGCGGCAGATCCCATCGCGGCCGCCAAATTCTCCCATATGTGCAGTACCGATATTTAAGATACCTGCCACATGCGGTTGAACTAAATTTGAGGTGTAATCGATTTCACCTTTATGGCTTGCACCAAGCTCCATGACGGCATATTGATGCTCATGACGAAGCTCCAATAACATCATCGGTACACCCAAATCGTTATTTAAGTTACCGCGTGTAATCAGTGTTGGTGCAATGCGAGACAGAATACTGCCCAGCATTTCTTTGGTAGTGGTTTTACCGCTACTGCCAGTCAGGGCAATGACTTTGAGTTGTGGATTTTGCTGACGACGGAAAGCACCGAGACGACCCAGCGCCTGACGGGTATCTTCCACAACCAATTGGCAGATTTCAGCATCAACCGGATGATCTACAATGGCAATCTGGCAACCATTTGCCGCAACTTGCGCCACGAAATCATGTGCATCAAAACGTTCGCCTTTCAATGCCAGAAAAGCATCACCGGCTTCAGCATCACGGGAATCCATCAGGATACGTTTAATTTCACCTTCAGGCTGCTGGTCATTCAGCCAATAACCCTGAGTTGCCTGTTGTAATTGTGCGGCAGTCCAAGGTACCAAAGGCACAGTACTGGTAGTTGAAGTATGCATAAATTCGTCCTATTACTGCGCTGGATATGCTGAGTCAGGGCTACAGTGCTGCGCATCAATTGCCGCCTGTATTTCGACAACATCATCAAACCAATGGCGTACACCATCGATTTCCTGATAATTTTCATGCCCTTTGCCTGCAATGACTACAATATCACCCGCTTGCGCATGTTTCACTGCAAACTTGATCGCTTCACGACGGTCATGAATTTCCTGATAAGTTTTAGCTGCGAAATCGATACCTTGCTTCATATCGGCAAAAATCTGCTCTGGATCTTCAGTACGTGGATTATCCGAAGTTAAAATCGCAATATCAGAACCATTGAGAGCCGCTTGGGTCATCAATGGACGTTTACCACGATCACGGTCACCCCCACAGCCAAACACCGCCCATAACTTGTTATTGACATGACGTTTTAAAGTCACCAATACCTGCGTTAAGGCATCTGGGGTATGGGCATAATCCACCACAAACAGGCGTTCGCCATCACGAATCACCTGCATACGACCTGGTGCACCTTGCAGCTCAGGTACAGTCGCAATCAGGTTTGCCAAATCAAAACCCGCCTGTTCAGCCACAACCAGACTCGCCACCAGGTTTTCTACATTAAAATGACCCAAGAGTGGGCTTTGTACCGTGAATGTACCCTGTGCAGTGATCAGTTTAAATTCTGCGCCAGAAATCCGGTATTGAGTATCCTGTACTTGATAGTCAGCAGCTTGCGACAGTGAATAAGTCAGAATTTTCGGCTGTGCTGGATTGGCTTTGGCAGCATCAATCATCACCTGAGCATGTGCATCATCAAGGTTAATGATTGCAACTTTCAGAGATTCAAATTTGAATAAACGTGATTTGGCTTCAGCATAAGCTTCCAGCGTGCCGTGATAATCCAGATGGTCACGGCTCAGGTTGCTATAAGCCGCAATTTCAATATCACAGCCGTTCAGGCGACCCTGTTCAAGACCATGCGAACTGGCTTCAATCGAAGCAAATTCTGCACCTGCTTGTGCATAACCATGTAAGGCATTTTGCAATTGCAGTGCATCCAGTGTGGTATGCGAAGAGGCTTCCAGATTTGGTAAAATTCCATTACCCGTGGTGCCCATCACTGCGCAAGGTTTACCTTGTAGCATCAGCAGCTCAGCCACTAGACGTGAAATCGTCGTTTTTCCATTGGTTCCAGTCACGGCCAGAATACGTGCAGCCTGTACTGGCTGGGTCGCTTGCAGATAGCGTTTCTGCCATTCACCCATCAGATGCCGTACATTTGGCACCACCAATGCGGGAGAAATTCCAAGATCCTGTTCAGAAATGACCGCAAGTGCACCTAGCGATAGCGCCTTTCTCGCATATTCCACAGTTTTCTCAGGTTGGGACAAACTAGTTAGGGCAATAAAAATTTGCCCCAATTTTACTTTTCGGCTGTCCAGCTCAAAGCCCTGAAAGGATTGTCGCATCCATTCAGCGCTATCTTGAACGGCGTAGAGATCTTGAAATGTTATCGACATTGATCACCTGTTTACTGGACTTGGGAAGATTCTAAAGGTTTGTCCAATGGGACATTCAGCAAGCGTAAAGATTCTTGCATGACACGCGCAAACACCGGTGCAGCCACCAGACCACCATAATAGGCACCTGTTGGATTTTCTACTACAACGACCATCGCCAGACGAGGATCACTCACAGGTGCCATACCGGCAAACAGGGCACGATATTCATTTTGTGAATAGCCTTTACGATCGGCACGCAGTTTATGGGCTGTACCGGTTTTACCTGCAACACGATAACCTGGAATATTGGCCTGACGTGCCGTACCACCCGGCATCGTCACTGCTTCCATCATCAACAAGACCTGTTCTGCAATTTTCGGATCGATCACCTGCTCACCCTGTGGCTGTTCTTCCAGCTTGTACAGACTCAGTGGCATTTTCACACCTTTGTTGGCGATCATGGCATAAGCATCTGCCAGCTGAAGTACGGTCGCATTCAAACCATAACCATAAGACATGGTGGCCACTTCTGATACATTCCATTTGCTTGGAGGCAGGATCAGACCAGCACTTTCACCCGGGAATTTCACTGCTGAACGCTGACCAAAACCTAAACGTTTATAGAAAGTTGGTAAGGTTTCATAAGGCAATGACAGGGCAATTTTTGCTACACCCACGTTTGATGATTTCTGGATAATGCCACCCAGAGTCAATGGGCCATAGTTATGCGTATCACGGATGGTATGATTACCGACACGCATGCTACCCGGCGTGGTATTAATCACAGAATTGGCATTATATTTACCACTTTCCAGTGCCATCGCTACAGTCAGTGGTTTCATGGTCGAACCCGGCTCAAAGGAGTCAATTGCACCGCGGTTACGCATAGCATCTTTGTTCTGCATGCTATTTTTATCATTCGGGTTATACGCTGGCCATGAAGTCATCGCCAGAATTTCACCGGTTTTCACATCTACTGCAATTGCTGTTGCGGAACGGGCATTATTGGCGACACCCGCTGCAGTCAGTTCACGATACATGATGTATTGCAGACGTGAGTCGATACTCAGGGTGATGTTTTCCCCTGCTTCAACTTCTTTAATAATTTCAGGATCTTTAACTCGGTTACCCTTTTTGTCACGCACAATCTGCTGTTCGCCATCTACACCCGACAGACGGGTATTTAGCTGCATTTCCAGGCCTTCGATCCCCACGCTTTCACTGTTGGTCAGACCAATAATCTGTGAGTTCGGTTGTGGCTGCGGATAGTAACGCTTATAGTTTTTCTCGGTATATACACCCTGGAAATTACGCTTCATGATCAGCTCAGCCTGCTGAGGCGGAACTTCTTTTTTCAGGATCAGATAACGGGAACGCGGACGCGCTTCCATCTTCTTGCGCAGGTCAGCACGATCCATCCCCACAGCATCAGCCAGTTCATCCAGGTTCAGGTTTTTATCCGGTAACTGACGTTTCAGCTTGCGGCTATTCGGATCCTTTTCCAAAGCCTGAATGGTTTCATCATAGAGTTTTTTATTCTCAAAATAATCACGTGGATCAATCACCACCCGCATAATTGGCGTACTGATCGCCAGTGGCACGCCATTGCGGTCATAGATCACACCGCGCATGGCTTTAATTTTGTCAGTTTTTAAAATCTTGGCATTGGCTTTGTTCTGCAGGAATTCTTTATTAATCACCTGCACATAGAAAGCACGACCGATTAAAGCCACAAAGCACAGCAGTACCACGGCCCACATAATATAAAAACGGCTGATATCAACGCTTAAAGCATTTTTAGTCGTCACGGACTGTTTTTTACGTGCCACTTGCTTGGTTTTTTTGTCTACCATGTCTGAGCGCTAGCCTTATTTTTTTACATCTGAAGTTTGTGGCAATGAAATCACCACGGTCTGTGAAACAGGAGGAGAATACATTCTGAGCTGGGTCACGGCACGTGTTCCAATCTGTGCGGTTGCACCAAAGGTCTGCTGCTCAATCAGCAAACGTCCCCACTCTGCATTGAGATCATCACGCTCACGCAGATAGCTGCTCAGTTTTCGATAATCCTGACGATATTCAAAGACTTGAAATACCACAAATACAGCACTGATGAAAATCATCATCAAGAGAATGCCGTAAGTAATGGCTTTTTTCATCCCTGACTGATTCAACTTCCTTTCGACCACTTCAGTTTTCATTATTTGCCTATTAAGCTAAACGTTCCGCAACTCGGAGCCATGCACTACGTGAACGAGGATTGGCTTTTACTTCCTCATCACTTGCCTTGATACGGGATACTTTTTTCAGTCGACGTGTATCCTTGCGTTGTTGTGGCATCCCCCAGCCCGAGTCTTCCTCTAAGGTAGATTCTTTTTGAATAAATTGTTTAATTAAACGATCTTCCAATGAATGGAAGCTAATTACCGCCAAACGGCCATGAGGTTTAAGTACTTCAACGGCTTGTGGCAGAAAAACTTCAATATCTTCTAATTCTTTATTAATAGCAATACGAATCGCCTGGAAAGTTCGGGTTGCCGCGTGTTTATTTTTTTCCCATTTAGGGTGCGCCACTTTAACAATTTCCGCCAGCTTGGCCGTCGTATCGATATAACCAGCAGCCTTAATCGCTTTGGCAATACGGCGACTATAACGCTCTTCACCATACTGGAAAATGATATTGGCCAAAGCTTCTTCCTCAATATTCACCAGCCACTCAGCTGCTGTCGGACCTTGTGAATTGTCCATACGCATATCCAGCGGACCATCTTTCATAAAGCTAAAGCCACGCTCTGCCTGGTCCAGCTGTGGAGATGACACGCCTAAATCGGCCATCACACCATCCACACTTTCTATTCCATGCTGGGCAAGTGCCTCTTTAAGATCAGCAAAGCTGGCATGAATGATTTTAAACCGTGAATCTTCCTGTTCCAGGATAGCGGCTGTTTCAAGTGCCTGCGGGTCTTTATCAAAAGCATAAACGCGGGCATTTTCATCTAATTTAGACAATAAAAGACGGGTATGACCACCACGCCCGAAGGTTCCATCCACATAAATTCCCGTATTTCGATCAGCTACCAGGGCATCAACGGTTTCGTGAAGCAATACAGAAATATGGGACATAAAAACTCAATCAATAGGCCGAAAAATTTAACTGCACATTATCACTCTGTTTGGTTAAAGCTCCAAACGACTTTTTGTAGATAAATATTATTTTTCATAGAGAAAACCGTTTTTATTTTTGCTCAAATGATAAAAAAGCCTCCATAGAGGAAGCTTTTTTATTTATAAAATTAAATTTTAAATCAACAAATTAGCGTTTTGAGTTATAAATCTGGTCAAAAATCGCACCATTCACAAAGTGAGTTTTCTGTGCATTGGCCCAGCCACCGAATACTTCATCAATGGTAAAAGTGTTAATTTTCGGGAACTGCTTCGCGTATTTCGCTAAAACTTCCTGATTACGTGGACGGTAGTAATGTTTTGCTGCCATTTCCTGACCGAGCGGAGAATATAAATAATTAATATAGCCTGTTGCTAACCATTTATTCCCATTTCTCTCGACAGTACGATCCACAATTGCCACAGAAGGTTCAGTCAGAATCGTGAGTGATGGGTAGACAATTTCAAACTTGTCTTTGCCCAGTGTCTTTTGCGTCACTAAAGCTTCATTTTCCCAGGTCAGCAATACATCGCCAATATTACGTTCAGCAAAGGTGGTCATCGATGCACGTGCCGCCGAGTCCATGACTTTCACGTTTTTATACAGCTTGCCTACAAACTCTTGAGCTTTAGCCTTGCTGCCACCCGGTTGTTTTTCTGCATAACCCCAAGCTGATAAGTATACCCAACGTGGCAGACCACCAGTTTTCGGGTTTGGCGTAATAATTTCAACACCCGGTTTGGTCAAATCAGTCCAGTCTTTGATGTTTTTAGGGTTACCCTTACGCACCATAAAGACAATCGTCGAAGTATAGGGTGCAGAGTTATATGGAAATTCTTTTTGCCAGCCGGCTTTGATCTGACCCGATTTTACAATTTCGTCGATGTCATTGGCTAAAGCCAGTGTCACAACATCGCCTTTCAGACCATCAACCACCGAACGTGCCTGTTTACCAGAACCGCCATGGGACTGTTTAAAATTCACATTAATACCAGTCCGGTTTTTCCAGTAAGCACCAAAAGACTTGTTGAATTCATCATAGAATTCGCGGGTGGCATCATAAGAAACGTTTAGAAAATCACGGTCAGCTGCTTGGGTAGCAGTTGCAGTAAATGTCAAACCTGTTGCCAATAAGGCAGCGCTAAATATTGATTTTAACTGAGTTTTCATGAGAGCACAGGGAAGATTATCTTGTATACAGATAACTATATGAAATAAAGTTATTTTTCGCAATTCAGCAAACAAAGTGTATACAGGGTAATATTCAGTTATTTTTTATTTTAATTTCATGTTTTATATAATAAAAATTCTAAATACATAGAACTATCCAGATTTTATAGCATTTTATTCTTTAGATATGAAAAAAACGGATAAGCAACTTATCCGTTTTTGCTGTTTTATCCTGTATTTAGAAAACTTTTAGTAAATTAGCGGTTTTCAGCAGAAATCTGGTCATAGATTGCCCCATTCACAAAATGCGTTTTCTGTGCCTTGGCCCAGCCCCCAAAGACTTTATCAATCGTAAAGGTTTGAATTTTAGGGAACTGTGCGGCATATTTTGCTGCGGCTTTTTGATCACGTGGGCGGAAATAATATTTCGCTGCCAGTTCCTGTCCCTTTGGTGAATATAAATAGTTCAAATAACCTTTTGCCAGATTGGCATTGCCATTTTTTGCGACAGTTTTGTCGACAATCGCCACCGATGGTTCAGCCAGGATTGAGATAGAAGGATAAACAATCTCGTATTTATCTTTGCCTAAACCTTGAGTGGCTAACAGGGCTTCATTTTCCCAAGATAACAGCACGTCACCGATGCCACGCTCAGCAAAAGTGGTTAAAGAGCCACGCGCACCTGAATCCAGCACTTTGACATTGCCATATAACTTTTTCACCAGTTCTTTGGCTTTGACATCATTACCACCCGGCTGTTTCAGCGCATAACCCCAGGCAGACAGATAAATCCAGCGTGGTGCGCCACCAGTTTTCGGGTTTGGGGTAATAATTTCCACCCCTGGCTTAGTAAGATCATTCCAGTCTTTGATCTGTTTCGGATTGCCCTTACGCACCAAGAAGACAATGGTCGAAGTATAAGGTGCAGAGTTATTTGGAAACTCTTTTTGCCAGCCTTTATCAATCAGACCAGCTTTGACGATTTCTTCAATGTCATTGGCCAGTGCCAGTGTGACGACATCTGCCTGTAAACCATCCACAACGGAACGGGCCTGTTTACCTGAGCCACCATGAGACTGTTTAAAGTTAACCGCCTGTCCGGTTCTTTGTTTCCAGAATTTGCCGAATTCTTCATTATATTCCTGATAGAACTCACGGGTTGGGTCGTAGGAGACATTCAGGAAATCTTTGGCTATTGCCGACTGTGCAGTGGTCCCTGAAAGCACTGCGAAAAATGCAGATACAATTATTTTTTTCATTACAATAGCTCTTTTGTTTATTTAACAAGCACTATATAAACTTGAAATATATTTAACAATCATGTGCTTATAACAATAATTTTAAAGGTTTTCTGATTTTCAGATATCTCAAAAATGACAAATCTCTGCATTTTTTATACTTACCGCCTATCAAATGATTACTTTAGGATATAATCTTCATAGTCTCTTCACAGTCCTATGTTAAAAATAGCGCCGCTATGAGGTAATCTCTGATTTCTTTCGATTTTCCATTGTCATATTTATTTTTTTTGTAAATTTTGTGACTTGGTTCTACTTTTTAAGGGTTAAATGTGATTGAATTGTATTCAACACAACAAAAACCCTTAAGACTATAAATCCAGCACCACAACAACAGAGGGAGTTTGGACATGAAATTTACAACGTTCAAGACCGGCATCCTGAGCCTATCTATTTTATTTACCGCACAACTTAGCCATGCTGTTGTTGCGCATCCTGAGCTCGTTAATAACCGTGCTCCACTCACAGCTGCTGTGTCTAAACCAGCAGTAACAGTGACAAAGTCATCTCCGATTGAAAAAGCAATTCAGCAGCAAAAAACTGAAAAGTCACTGCACCCTGAAGAAAACCTGAAAGTTTTGACTGCAATTAAAGTACGTCCATCACAAAACTTTTTTGCCGATCAAAACCAAAGTTTTACCCGTTTTCTGCAAAATTTCTTCTTTAGCAGCAATTCTTAATGATCAGCTGACTGCTCGCATCGTTCAAAGCTGCTTCTGATTTAAAGCCATATCATTCAATGTTGAATTAAGCATTAAGTGATGTGGCTTTTTCGTTATAATAGCCAGAAATTTATATTTAGATTCCATCCGACTATGACTGTTCGTACTCGTATTGCCCCTTCTCCTACCGGTTTTCCGCACGTAGGTACTGCCTATA is a window of Acinetobacter sp. ASP199 DNA encoding:
- a CDS encoding UDP-N-acetylmuramoyl-L-alanyl-D-glutamate--2,6-diaminopimelate ligase, whose protein sequence is MSITFQDLYAVQDSAEWMRQSFQGFELDSRKVKLGQIFIALTSLSQPEKTVEYARKALSLGALAVISEQDLGISPALVVPNVRHLMGEWQKRYLQATQPVQAARILAVTGTNGKTTISRLVAELLMLQGKPCAVMGTTGNGILPNLEASSHTTLDALQLQNALHGYAQAGAEFASIEASSHGLEQGRLNGCDIEIAAYSNLSRDHLDYHGTLEAYAEAKSRLFKFESLKVAIINLDDAHAQVMIDAAKANPAQPKILTYSLSQAADYQVQDTQYRISGAEFKLITAQGTFTVQSPLLGHFNVENLVASLVVAEQAGFDLANLIATVPELQGAPGRMQVIRDGERLFVVDYAHTPDALTQVLVTLKRHVNNKLWAVFGCGGDRDRGKRPLMTQAALNGSDIAILTSDNPRTEDPEQIFADMKQGIDFAAKTYQEIHDRREAIKFAVKHAQAGDIVVIAGKGHENYQEIDGVRHWFDDVVEIQAAIDAQHCSPDSAYPAQ
- the ftsI gene encoding penicillin-binding protein PBP3; translation: MVDKKTKQVARKKQSVTTKNALSVDISRFYIMWAVVLLCFVALIGRAFYVQVINKEFLQNKANAKILKTDKIKAMRGVIYDRNGVPLAISTPIMRVVIDPRDYFENKKLYDETIQALEKDPNSRKLKRQLPDKNLNLDELADAVGMDRADLRKKMEARPRSRYLILKKEVPPQQAELIMKRNFQGVYTEKNYKRYYPQPQPNSQIIGLTNSESVGIEGLEMQLNTRLSGVDGEQQIVRDKKGNRVKDPEIIKEVEAGENITLSIDSRLQYIMYRELTAAGVANNARSATAIAVDVKTGEILAMTSWPAYNPNDKNSMQNKDAMRNRGAIDSFEPGSTMKPLTVAMALESGKYNANSVINTTPGSMRVGNHTIRDTHNYGPLTLGGIIQKSSNVGVAKIALSLPYETLPTFYKRLGFGQRSAVKFPGESAGLILPPSKWNVSEVATMSYGYGLNATVLQLADAYAMIANKGVKMPLSLYKLEEQPQGEQVIDPKIAEQVLLMMEAVTMPGGTARQANIPGYRVAGKTGTAHKLRADRKGYSQNEYRALFAGMAPVSDPRLAMVVVVENPTGAYYGGLVAAPVFARVMQESLRLLNVPLDKPLESSQVQ
- a CDS encoding cell division protein FtsL — protein: MKTEVVERKLNQSGMKKAITYGILLMMIFISAVFVVFQVFEYRQDYRKLSSYLRERDDLNAEWGRLLIEQQTFGATAQIGTRAVTQLRMYSPPVSQTVVISLPQTSDVKK
- the rsmH gene encoding 16S rRNA (cytosine(1402)-N(4))-methyltransferase RsmH; its protein translation is MSHISVLLHETVDALVADRNTGIYVDGTFGRGGHTRLLLSKLDENARVYAFDKDPQALETAAILEQEDSRFKIIHASFADLKEALAQHGIESVDGVMADLGVSSPQLDQAERGFSFMKDGPLDMRMDNSQGPTAAEWLVNIEEEALANIIFQYGEERYSRRIAKAIKAAGYIDTTAKLAEIVKVAHPKWEKNKHAATRTFQAIRIAINKELEDIEVFLPQAVEVLKPHGRLAVISFHSLEDRLIKQFIQKESTLEEDSGWGMPQQRKDTRRLKKVSRIKASDEEVKANPRSRSAWLRVAERLA
- a CDS encoding sulfate ABC transporter substrate-binding protein produces the protein MKTQLKSIFSAALLATGLTFTATATQAADRDFLNVSYDATREFYDEFNKSFGAYWKNRTGINVNFKQSHGGSGKQARSVVDGLKGDVVTLALANDIDEIVKSGQIKAGWQKEFPYNSAPYTSTIVFMVRKGNPKNIKDWTDLTKPGVEIITPNPKTGGLPRWVYLSAWGYAEKQPGGSKAKAQEFVGKLYKNVKVMDSAARASMTTFAERNIGDVLLTWENEALVTQKTLGKDKFEIVYPSLTILTEPSVAIVDRTVERNGNKWLATGYINYLYSPLGQEMAAKHYYRPRNQEVLAKYAKQFPKINTFTIDEVFGGWANAQKTHFVNGAIFDQIYNSKR
- a CDS encoding sulfate ABC transporter substrate-binding protein translates to MKKIIVSAFFAVLSGTTAQSAIAKDFLNVSYDPTREFYQEYNEEFGKFWKQRTGQAVNFKQSHGGSGKQARSVVDGLQADVVTLALANDIEEIVKAGLIDKGWQKEFPNNSAPYTSTIVFLVRKGNPKQIKDWNDLTKPGVEIITPNPKTGGAPRWIYLSAWGYALKQPGGNDVKAKELVKKLYGNVKVLDSGARGSLTTFAERGIGDVLLSWENEALLATQGLGKDKYEIVYPSISILAEPSVAIVDKTVAKNGNANLAKGYLNYLYSPKGQELAAKYYFRPRDQKAAAKYAAQFPKIQTFTIDKVFGGWAKAQKTHFVNGAIYDQISAENR